The DNA segment TCGCCGGAGACCCATTCGCCTCCGAGGCATTCGGAGCTCCATTCGCCACTGCGGGGCAGATCGCTGACGACTGCGTACACATCCTCCGGCGCCGCGGACACGTCCACGCGGGCGCGGAGTTCGAAGAGCGGGGATTCATCACTGATGCTTCGGTCCATGCCCGGAAGCTTGCAGATGTCCCGCGCCGCCGGTCAAAGCCCGGGGTCCGGGTCTGTCAAGTCGTCTCGCCGGCCCCGTCCCGTGCCGTCAGTCCGGGCTGATGTCCCGGGCGAAGTGGTGGGCCGCGATCACCATGCGGCGGGCGTGGTAGAAGCGGTGGGCGCCGTGATTGGCCACCCCCGAGTCGAGTTCGATCCGGGTGCAGCCGGCGCGCCGGGCCCGCGTCTCCAGTTCCTCCATCAGCAGGCTTCCGACGCCACCCGACCGCACCCGCGAGTCGGTGACCAGGTCGTCGACGAACAGCAGACGGCCGCGGCTCGTCGCCAGCGTCCGGTGCGTCGCCACGCCCACACACCGCCCGTCCGAGTCGTAGGCAGCGGTGAAGACAAGACCCTGCCGATGGGCCTCCTCGGCGAAAGCCATGAACGCCGTCTCGGTGAGATCCGGCCGCAACGCCCGCAGGAGCGGGCCTATTTCGGCTCGCATGGCGGCCTGTCCGGGCATGATGTCGGCTGTTGTCAGTTCCACACCGGCACCCTATGACCCTGCCGCCGGGCCGAGTTGACGGACAACGGCTCCGGTCCGCGACGCTCCGCGCGGGCTGTGTCATGATCCGTAGCCATGCATGCCGCCTACATAGAACAGCTCGGCACACCGGACGTCATCCGCTACGGAGAGCTGCCGCAGCCCCTGCCCGGCCCCACCGACGTACTCATCGATCTGCTGGCCACCACGGTCAATCCGGTGGACACCTTCGTCCGTTCCGGAGCCTTCCGCACCCCCGTCGGCTTCCCGTTCGTGATCGGCCGGGACCTGGTCGGCAGGGTCTCCGCTCTCTCCACGGCCGGTTCGGGAGCACCGGGCTTCGCGGTGGGCGATCTGGTGTGGAGCAACAGTCTCGGCCACGGTGGCCGGCAGGGGGCCGCCGCCGAGCAGGTCGTGGTGGCGGCGGACCGGCTCTACCACCTGCCCGACGGTGTCGATCCGTACGAGGCGGTGGCCGTGGTGCACCCCGCCGCGACGGCCTATCTCGCCCTGTTCACCCACGGCAGGATCCGCGCCGGTGAGACGGTCGTCGTCGCCGGAGCCGCGGGGAACGTCGGGAGCGCGCTGGTGCTCATGGCCGTACGGGCAGGTGCCCGGGTCGTCGCCACCGCCGGGGCGCGGGACGCCGGGTACTGCCGCTCGCTCGGCGCCTCGGAGGTCCTGGACTACCGGGATCCCGACCTCTTCCAGCGCATCCGGGCCGTCACACCGCACGGCGTGGACCTCTACCTCGACACCGCGGGCGAGAACGATCTGACGAACGCCGTCGATCTGATGGCGCTCCGCGGCAGGATCGTGCTCCTCGCAGGGGCCCGGTCCCGGCCCGTCCTGCCGGCGGGACCGCTCTACATGAAGGACTGCTCGGTCGTCGGCTTCGTCATCTCCCACGCCACCGCGGCGGAGCTGGCCGAGGCCGCCGTCACCGTCAACGGTTTCCTCAGCGAGGCCCGCCTGCGGCCCCGCGCCACCGAGACCCTCCCGCTGAGCTCCGCGGCGGAGACCCACCGCCGGATGGAAGCCGGCCGGCTCCACGGCAGAAGGGCCGTCCTCCGCCCGGACCACTGACGGCGCACCGGCGGCATCGCCCCTGACGCCGGTGGCAGACTGAGGCCCGTGATGGACTGGGCGGCGTCCGGGGCCGGCATACCCGATGACGCCGGCCGGGTCCGGCACTCGTCCAGTGCTGGTCCGGTAAGAGGAGTGAGGGTAAAAGTGCAGGTCGGAGCAGTACATTGAGGATCCTGCACACATCTGACTGGCACCTGGGCAGGTCCTTCCACCGCGTCGGCCTCCTCGACGCCCAGGCCGCGTACCTGGACCACCTGGTGGCGACCGTACGGGAGCGCGAGGTGGACGCGGTCCTGGTGGCCGGGGACGTCTACGACAGGGCGGTACCCCCGCTCGCCGCCGTTGAGCTCTTCGACCGGGCGCTGCACCGGCTCGCGGATGCGGGCGTCGCGACGGTGATGATCTCGGGCAACCACGATTCGGCCCGCAGACTCGGAGTGGGCGCGGGTCTCATCCGGCTGGCCGGAATACATCTGCGCACCGATCCGGCGGACTGCGCCACCCCGGTGATCCTCTCCGACCGGCACGGCGATGTGGCGCTCTACGGGCTGCCGTACCTGGAACCGGCCCTGGTCCGCGACGAGTTGAAGGCGGTCAGGGCGGGGCACGAAGCCGTGCTGACCGCCGCGATGGACCGGGTGCGCGCGGACCTCGCGGGCCGGGCCCCCGGCACCCGCTCCGTGGTCCTGGCGCATGCCTTCGTCGCCGGGGGAGAGCCCAGCGACAGTGAGCGCGACATCACCGTCGGCGGGGTGGCCGCCGTACCGGCCGGAGTCTTCTCCGGCGTCGACTACGCGGCACTCGGCCATCTGCACGGCAGCCAGACGCTCACCGAGCGGGTCCGCTACTCGGGCTCCCCGCTCGCCTACTCCTTCTCCGAGGCCGCCCACCGCAAGACGATGTGGCTGATCGACCTCGGCCCCGCCGGGGAGATCGACGCCGAGCGGATCGACTGCCCCGTCCCCCGCCGGCTCGCCAGGATCCGCGGCCGTCTTGACGCGCTGCTGGAGGACCCGGCGCTGGAACGGCACGAGGAGTCCTGGGTGGAGGCCACACTCACCGACCCGGTGCGGCCCACCGAGCCGATGGCCCGGCTGACCGCGCGCTTCCCGCACACGCTCAGCCTGGTCTTCGAGCCGGACCGGAGCACCGGGGACCCGCTCCCCTCCTACGCCCAGCGCCTCAGGGGACGCACCGACCAGCAGATCGCGGAGGACTTCGTGGCCCATGTACGGGGCGGATCGGGACCCGACGCGGCGGAGCGGGGGGTCCTCTCCGGTGCCATCGACGACGTACGCGTCGACGACGGGGCGAACGAGGTGCCGCGATGAGGCTGCACACCCTGCGCATCGCCGCCTTCGGCCCTTTCGCCGTACGCCAGGAAGTCGACTTCGACTCCCTCTCCGAAGCCGGCCTCTTCCTCCTCCACGGGCCGACCGGCGCGGGCAAGACCTCGGTGCTCGACGCCGTGTGCTACGCGCTCTACGGAGCGGTACCCGGCGCACGGCAGACCCCCGGCGCCTCCCTGCGCAGCGACCACGCCCCGGCGGGGGAACCCACCGAGATCTCACTGGAGCTGAGCGTCGGAGACCGCCGGCTGGAGGTCACCCGGCTGCCCGCCCAGCCGCGCCCCAAGAAGCGCGGCGAGGGCTTCGTCACGGAGAAGGCGCAGAGCAGACTGCGCGAGTACGACCCGCTGACCGGCAACTGGCGGTCGCTGAGCAAGTCGCACCAGGAGATCGGCGAGGAGATCACCCAGCTCATCGGGATGAGCAGGGAGCAGTTCTGCCAGGTGGTGCTGCTGCCCCAGGGCGACTTCGCCCGTTTTCTGCGGGCGGACGCGGAGGCGCGCGGAAGGCTCCTCGGCCGGCTCTTCGACACCCGGCGCTTCGCCGCCGTCGAGGAGCGCCTCGCCGCACTGCGCCGGACGGCCGGGACACAGGTGCTCGCCGGTGACGAACGGCTGCTGACCCTCGCGCACCGGATGGCCGAAGCCGCGGGCACGGCCGCCGACGACTGGCCGCTGCCCGCCGACCGGCCGGGCGAACCGGGCCTCGCGGAGGCCGTCCTGCAGTGGGCCGCGGTGGCCCGCAGCGGAGCAGGCGAACGGCTCGACATCGCTCGGGCCGCGCTGTCCGCGGCGGAGAGCCGGCAGGCCGCGGCCCGGACCGCGCTCGACGACCAGCGCGACCTGGCCAGGCTTCAGGAGCGGTTCGAGCAGACGCGCCGCCGCGCCGACGAGCTGGCGAACCGCCGGAGCGAGCGCGAGGAGCTGCGCGCCAGGCTGGACCGGGCGCGCCGGGCGGAGCGGGTCGCCGACGCGCTGGCACGGCGCGACGACGCGGTCCGGGAGCACCGCGAGGCCGTCGGCGCCCGGGAGCGCGCCCGGCGCGAGCTCCCCGCGGAGCTGGCCGAAGCGGGCGCGGACCAGCTGTCCGCGCTGGAGCGCAGGCTCCGCCAGGACCTCGGGGCGCTGGACGCGGCGCGGCGTGCCGAGCGGCGCAGCGCGGAGATCACAGCCGAGCGCGCGGGCCTGGACCGCCAGGCGCACGCGGACGACGAGGTGATCCGCGAAGCGGCCCGCTGGCTGGCCGACTGGGACACCGTCATCCGCCGCTGCCAGGACCGCATCGAGGCCGCGCAGGAAGCGGCGAACCGTGCCGAGCAGCTGGCAGGACAGCTCGAACCGGCCCGCCGCCGGCTGGAGGCGGCCCGCGCCCGCGACCGGCTCAGCACCGACGCGGCGGCTGCGGAGGGGCGGCTGAACGCCGCGCGCGAGCGGGCGAACGCCGCCCACGAGACCTGGCTGGACCTGAGGGAGCGCCGGCTGCGCGGTGTCGCGGCCGAGCTGGCGGCCGGACTGCTGGACGGCGAGCCCTGTGCGGTGTGCGGCGCGGCTGAGCACCCGGCGCCCGCCAGGCCCGGGGCGGGGCACGTGGACCGCGCCGCGGAGGAGGCGGCGTACGAGACGCACACCCGCGCCGACGAGGTCCGTGCCGAGGCGGAGCACGCCCTCGGCGCCGTCCGCGAGGCGGTCGCGGAAGCACGGGCGGGGGCGGGCAGCGCCACCGCCGCTGAACTGGCCCGTCTCGTGGACGAGTTGCAGCGCGCCCACGCCGAGGCGCACAGTACGGCCGCCGGGATGCACGCCGCCCGGGAGGAGCGCGCCCGGGCCGAGCGCGAACACACCGGGCGGACCGCCGCCCAGCAGCAGGCCGAGCGCCGCTCGGCGGCCCGGACCTCGCAGCGCGAGGCGCTGGAGCGGGAGCAGGCCGCGATCGAGGAGGAGCTGGTGCGGGCGCGCGGCGGTGCGGGCAGCGTCGCCGACCACGCAACGCTGCTCAAGCACCGGATGGGGTTCCTGGACCGGGCGGCCGACGCCGTACGCACGGTCGACACCACCGCCCAGCGGCTCAAGGAGGCCGACGACCGGCTCGCCGACGCTGCCTTCCGGGCCGGGTTCGACACCCCCCAGGCGGCCGCCGCCGAACTGACCGGTGACAGCGAACAGCGCAGCCTGCAACAGCGCCTGGACGCCTGGCAGGCCGAGGAGGCGGCCCTCGCCGAGCGCCTCGCCGAGCAGGACGCGGCCGACGCGGCCGGTCGCCCGCCGGCCGACCCCGGCCGCGCCCGGGCGGAGTTCGACACCGCCGAGCGCGCCTTCCTGGAGGCGTCGTCGGTACTGGACGCCGCAGCCCAGCGCTGCACCGCGCTCCGGCGGCTCTCCGGGCAGGCCGCCGACGAGCTGACCGGCCTCGGTCCGCTGCGCACCGAGTACGACAGAGTGGCCCGCCTCGCCACCCTCACCGCCGGCACATCGGCCGACAACGAACGGAAGATGCGTCTGGAGTCGTACGTCCTGGCCGCGCGTCTGGAGCAGGTCGCCGCCGCGGCCACCGTCCGGCTGCAGACCATGTCGGGCGGGCGCTACACCCTGGTCCACTCCGATGCCAGAGCGGGCGGCCGGGGCCGCTCCGGGCTCGGGCTGCACGTGCTGGACTCCTGGACCGGCCGGGAGCGCGACACCGCGACCCTGTCCGGGGGCGAGACGTTCTTCGCGTCACTCGCCCTCGCGCTGGGCCTGGCCGACGTGGTCACCGACGAAGCGGGCGGCATCCGGCTGGACACGCTCTTCATCGACGAGGGGTTCGGAAGCCTGGACGACCAGACGCTGGACGACGTGCTCGACGTCCTGGACTCCCTGCGTGAACGCGACCGCAGCGTCGGCATCGTCAGCCATGTCGGCGACCTGCGCCGCCGGATCCCGGCCCAGCTGGAGATCGTCAAGGAGCAGAGCGGCTCGGCGGTCCGGCACCACTCGGCGGGAGCCTCCCGCTGAGCCGGGGGCAGCGCGGGCGCGGCCGTTCCGGCCGGGGCGGGGAGTGGACGACGCTGTGGTGACCGCCCCGGCGGGCCCGGCCGACTGCGGCTGCTGACGGCGGTCGGGCCCGCGCATCCCGCGCGCGCCCGGCCACCGCCGCACCGTGCCGGACGGCCCACGCCGGCACGTCCGTCCCTACAGCTTCGAAATCTCGTCCACCAGGTCGTCGAGCCCCAGGGACCCCTGTGACAGCGCGGCCATGTGCCAGGCCTTGGCGTCGAACGAGTCACCGTGCGCCTTGCGGGCGTTCTCCCGGCCCAGCAGCCAGGCACGCTCGCCCAGCTTGTATCCGATGGCCTGGCCCGGCATCGACAGATAGCGGATGAGCTCGCTCTCCACGAAATCGGCGGGCCGCCCGCTGTGGTTCCCGAAGAACTCCTGCGCCAGCTCCGGCGTCCAGCGCTCACCCGGGTGGAACGGCGCATCGGCCGGGATCTCCAGCTCCAGGTGCATACCGATGTCCACGATCACGCGGCAGGCGCGCATCATCTGCGCGTCCAGATATCCGAGCCTGCGCTCCGCGTCCGGCAGGAAGCCGAGCTCATCCATGAGGCGCTCGGCGTAGAGCGCCCAGCCCTCCGCGTTGGCGCTGACCATGCCGACACTCGCCTGGTAGCGGGAGAGCTGGTCCGCGACGTGCACCCACTGCGCCAGCTGGAGATGGTGCCCGGGGACGCCCTCGTGGTACCAGGTGGAGACCAGGTCGTACACCGGGAAGCGGTTCTCGCCCATGGTCGGCAGCCAAGTGCATCCGGGGCGCGAGAAGTCCTCGGACGGGGGCGTGTAGTACGGGGCTGCGGCGCCGCCGGGCGGTGCGATGCGGGACTCGACCTTCCGTACCCGGTCGGCGAGTTCGAAGTGGGTGCCGTCGAGCGCGTCCATCGCCTCCGTCATCAGCCCCTGGAGCCACTTCTGGACCTCGTCCACGCCCTCGATGTGGGTGCCGTGTTCATCCAGGTGCGCCAGCGCCTCCCACGGCCCGGCGCCCGGCAGGATCTTCTCGGCCTCGGTCTTCATCTCGGTCAGCAGCCGGTGGTATTCGGACCAGCCGTACGCGTACGCCTCGTCCAGATCCAGGTCGGTGCCGTTGAAGTAGCGCGACCAGCGGGCGTACCGCTCGCGGCCGACCGTGTCCGGTGCGTCCTCGACCGCCGGCGCGTAGACATCGCGCATCCAGTCGCGCAGCGAGGCCACGGCGCCGGTCGCGGCGCGGGCCGCGGAGTCCAGCTCCTTGCGCAGCGAATCCGGGCCCGCGGCGGCGAACTTCTCGAACCAGCCGGTGCCTTCCGCGCCGGACCCGGCCCACTCCGAGAGCTGGCCGATGAAGGTCTCGGTGGGGCGCGGACCGCCCAGCAGCCCGCGTTCGAGCCCGAGGGCCAGGGACTCGCGGTACCCGTCGAGCGCGGCGGGCACCCCGCCGAGCCGCTCGGCGACCGCCGACCAGTCCTCCTCGGTCTCTGCCGGTGTCACGGTGAACACCTCGCGCACGGCATGGGCCGGGGAGTGGATGTTGCTGACGGCGCGCAGCGCCTCGTCGGCCTCGTGGACGGCCAGTTCGGCGTTGAGCCGCTCGCGCAGCAGCCTGCCGCAGCGCCGCTCGGCATCGCTGTCCCCGCCCGGCCGGCGCTCCGCCGCGTCGAGTTCGGCCAGCGTCGTCCGCGCGAGGGCGGCGAGGGCGGCCTGCCCGGCGGGGGAGAAATCGGGGAGACCGCGGGAGCTCTCGCGCACTCCGAGATAGGTGCCGGTGATCGGGTCGAGAGCGATCAGGGAGTCGACGTAGGCGTCGGCGACCTGACGGGGCAGGGGGCTGCTGGGAATCTGTGACATGCGGACATCTTCGTACGGCGGCGAGTTCCGCGCCATCACTCTCCGGGCCGGCGCTCCCGGGGCCGGTCAGGCCGGTGGCAGCAGCGGCCCGCAGTCCCACTGCTGGAAGATCAGCCGGGTCTCCACCCGGGCCACCTCGCGGTGGGCCGTGAACTCGTCCAGGACCAGGCGCTGCAGGTCCGCGGTGTCCGCCACCGCCACATGCACCAGGTAGTCGTCCGGCCCCGTCAGATGGAAGAGGGCCCGCGACTCGGGCAGTCCCCGGATCCGCTCCACGAACGGGCCGACCAGCTCCCGGCGGTGCGGCCGTACCTGCACCGAGAGCAGCGCTTCGAGACCGCGCCCCAGTTTCGCCGGGTCGAGCCGCAGCTGATGGCCGAGGACCACTCCGGAGCGGCGCAGCCGGGCCACCCGGTCGAGGCAGGTCGACGCGGCGACCCCGACCTCGGCGGCCAGTTCCCGGTACGTGGTCCGGGCGTCGTTCTGCAGCAGGCGGAGCAGATGCAGATCGACCGGGTCGAGTACGACAGATTCGGCCATCGGCCGAACGTAACACGGGATTCTGGCCGAGCTGCCCGGCAGCTGTTCAGAGTTCCCCCATGGAATCCGATGCCCCGACCACATCCAGGACCCTGGCCACCGAAGCTGTGCACGCCGGACGCGAAGACCTCGCCGGTCTCGGCCTGCACGCCGTCCCGATCGATCTTTCGACGACGTACCCCTCGTACGACAGCAGGCAGGAGGCGGCCAGGCTCGACGAGTTCGCCGCCACCGGCGCCCGCCCGCAGGGGGCGCCGGTCTACGCCAGGCTCGACAACCCCACCACCGCACGTTTCGAGACGGCGCTCGCCCGGCTGGAAGGAGCCGAGAGCGCGGTGGCCTTCGCCAGTGGAATGGCCGCGCTCAGCGCGGTGCTGCTCGCCCGCGCGAGCCAGGGGCTGCGCCATGTTGTCGCGGTGCGCCCGCTGTACGGGTGCAGCGACCATCTGCTCACCGCGGGGCTGCTCGGCACCGAGGTGACCTGGACCGACCCGGCGGGCGTCGCCGACGCGATCCGTCCGGGGACCGGCCTGGTGATGGTCGAGACGCCGGCCAATCCGACCCTCGCGGAAATCGACATCCGGGCGCTGGCGCACTCCTGTGGTGCGGTGCCGCTGCTCGTCGACAGCACCTTCGCGACCCCGGTCCTGCAACGGCCGCTGGAGCACGGGGCGCGGATCGTCCTGCACAGCGCGACGAAGTACCTGGGCGGGCACGGCGATGTCCTGGCCGGTGTGGTGGCCTGTGACGAGGACTTCGCACGGGTGCTGCGGCAGCTGCGCTTCGCGACGGGCGGTGTCCTGCACCCGCTGTCCGGCTACCTGCTGCTGCGCGGTCTTTCGACCCTGCCGGTCAGAATGCGGGCCGCCGCCGGGACGGCCGCTGAGCTGTCCCGCCGACTGGCCGCCGACCCGAGGGTCGCGGCGGTCCATTATCCGAAGCTGGGCGGCGCCATGGTGGCCTTCGAGGTGCACGGCGATCCGCACCGGGTGATCGCGGGCGTACGGCTGATCACCCCGGCCGTCAGCCTCGGCAGCGTCGACACTCTCATCCAGCATCCCGCCTCCATCAGCCACCGCATTGTGGCCGAGGGAGACCGGCGGTCCGCAGGCGTGAGCGAGCAGTTGCTGCGGATGTCGGTGGGTCTGGAGGACGTGGACGATCTCTGGGCGGACCTGGACGGGGCGCTCAGTGGCCGCCCTGCTCGCTCGGCCCGTACGGCAGTTCACGCGGAAGGCCCGACGGCAGGTCGTGTGCCGGCCGGGCGTGCGCGGGCGTCGTCGCCAGCCGCGCGGTGATCACCAGGGTGCCTTCCTCGATCTGGTAGTCGAGGGGCAGCCCCAGGCCGCGCATCGCCGCCACCATCCCGGTGTTGGACGCCTGCGTCACCGCGTACACGCTCTCGCACCCGGTCTCCTCCGCCAGCTGGACCAGCCGTCCGAGCAGCTCGGAGCCGATACCGCGGCGCTGCCAGGCGTCCTCGACGAGCAGCGCGACCTCGGTCTCGTCGCCGTCCCACAGGAGGTGGCCGAGGCCGACGACGCGTCCTGAAGCCGTCTGCACGGCGAGGGTACGGCCGAAGCGAGGGCTCAGCAGATGGCCGAGATAGCGGTCCGCGTCGCCCACAGGGCCGTGGTAGCGCAGGCCAAGGGTCCGGTCGGTGCACCGGTCGTGCATCGCCCTGGCCGCCTCGGCGTCGTCGGGCCCCGCCCTGCGGACGGTGATCTCGTTGCCCTCGGGGAGGGTGAAGACATCCTGGCTGCGGGGCATCCGCGGGCCCAGGCGCGCGTCGAGTTCGATGAGGGCCCGGGCGCGCGCGAACTCCGTCGGGGTGAACGGCAGATGGGGCCGTTCGACTGTGATCGTGCCGCCGGAGGGATCGCGCAGCCGCATCACCCGCTCCTCCAGCACGCCCTCGTCGGGTGCGGAATCCTCGGCGGGTGCGCCGCCGACCGACACCGGGGGCAGCGAGTGGATGGTGCAACGGCCGAGCAACTGGCGAAGCGCCAAGGGAAGTTCGGCGGCGTCCAGGGCGGTGCGGGTGGCGAGGCCCAGGACGCGGGTCGGTGTGTCGACCAGGTCGTGGGCGTCCGCGCGCTCGATCCAGGTGTCGTGCCCGCCTGCCGCGGCGACCTCGTGGCCGAGCTGCCGGGACTGGAAGGAGGCGGGCGCGCGCAGCAGGAACTCGTCGACCGTGCCGTCGGCGAGCGGGTGCGTCTGGAGCGTCAGGATGTCGACCTGGTGACGGGCCAGCGCCGTGCACAGCGCGGCCAGGCTGCCGGGCTCGTCCCGTACGGTCGTCCGCATCCGCCACAGCACGGTCTCGGACCGCCCCATCTCGTGCGCGGCGCTGTCGCTGGCGCCGAGTACGGGCTCGTCGCGGGGCACACCGGACGTGGCGGCAGGGCCGCTCGCGCCCGACCGCCGGGGAGGTGGCGCGTGGCTGTGGCGCTGGGCCCACCACAGGTGGAACGCCGCCGTGCCGACGAGCGCCACCGCGGCGGCGATCAGGAGAACGGGGCCGTCGGGCCCGTGAGCGACGAGATTGGCTACGGCATCGGCGAGCGCGACGGCGGTGAACAGGGCGGCCAGTTCGATCAGGTCCCGTCGCCAGTGGTGCGGGCGGCGGGCGCTCTTCGCGGGATTCACATCGGTCATGCCCTCACTGTGACCGAGCGGTGTTGCGTGATCACGAACGCCCTGTGACTCATGGGTTAAGTGTGATTTTGGTTGATTGGGAACCTTTTTCCGCCGGGAAAGACGCGAAACGTCAGCCCCGGTGCCCCATGGTGATGCAGCTGCCATTGAACGTACCCCCTCACCCCAAGTGAACCGACAAGGGCCTCAATTGGTTCCTGCGAGCAGCCGGATACCGCGCTCGATCTCCGGCGGCGCCAGATGTGCGTATCCGAACACCAGATGTACGACGCCGTCCCGGGGGCGGGCGGTTCCGTAGCCGGACAGCGGCCGCACCGCGACACCGGCCCGGGCCGCCCGCTCCAGGAACCGGTCCTCCGGGCCGTACGCCTCCGGGAGCCGCGCGATGAGATGCAGTCCGGCGGCGATCCCGCTGACCGCGGCCCCCGGGACGTGTTCGCCGAGGGCCCGGACCAGGGCGTCCCGCCGGTCCCGGTAGGCGCGCTGGCAGCGCCGCAGCTGGCGGTCGTAGCCGCCGCTCCTGATGAACTCGGCCAGCAGGGCCTGGTCGATGACGGGATTGCCGAGATCCATGGTGCGCTTGCGGGCGACGATCTCGTCGGTGATCCACTCCGGGGCGACCAGCCAGCCCAGCCGAAGGCCGGGCGCGAGGGACTTGCTCACCGAACCGGTGTATGCGACACGGTCGGGATCGAGACCCTGGAGGGCCCCGACCGGCGCGCGGTCGTAACGGAAGTCACCGTCGTAGTCGTCCTCGATGACCAGCCCGTCCACCGAGCGCGCCCAGCCGAGGAGTTCGGAGCGGCGGGCCGGCGTGCAGGCGATGCCGGTGGGGAACTGGTGGGCGGGGGTGGCCGCCACGGCGCGCACTCCGCTCTCGGTGAGCGGGCCCGGAGCCGGCCCTTCCGCGTCGAGCGGCAGCGCCACGGTACGCAGCCCGGCGGCGGCGAAGAGGGCCGTGTGCTCGGGGCTGCCGGGATCCTCGGTACCGACGGCGCGCAGACCGCGCGCGTGGAGCGCCAGGCCGAGC comes from the Streptomyces sp. NBC_01471 genome and includes:
- a CDS encoding PLP-dependent aminotransferase family protein, yielding MTLSGTNPPEVPAVRPSAASPAWELLLPVAAAPSRRRGRELREALRAAVRAGRLPAGTRLPSSRALAADLGVSRGLVTEAYEQLTAEGYLRTGRGAGTWVGGSVRAPVSGARDRAPRAPGVQVDFRPGTPDLSLFPRAAWSAAHRSVLTRLPHDALGYPDPRGLPELRTALAELLTRRRGVVADPERLVVCSGVAQATTLLGLALHARGLRAVGTEDPGSPEHTALFAAAGLRTVALPLDAEGPAPGPLTESGVRAVAATPAHQFPTGIACTPARRSELLGWARSVDGLVIEDDYDGDFRYDRAPVGALQGLDPDRVAYTGSVSKSLAPGLRLGWLVAPEWITDEIVARKRTMDLGNPVIDQALLAEFIRSGGYDRQLRRCQRAYRDRRDALVRALGEHVPGAAVSGIAAGLHLIARLPEAYGPEDRFLERAARAGVAVRPLSGYGTARPRDGVVHLVFGYAHLAPPEIERGIRLLAGTN
- a CDS encoding GNAT family N-acetyltransferase, producing the protein MTDVNPAKSARRPHHWRRDLIELAALFTAVALADAVANLVAHGPDGPVLLIAAAVALVGTAAFHLWWAQRHSHAPPPRRSGASGPAATSGVPRDEPVLGASDSAAHEMGRSETVLWRMRTTVRDEPGSLAALCTALARHQVDILTLQTHPLADGTVDEFLLRAPASFQSRQLGHEVAAAGGHDTWIERADAHDLVDTPTRVLGLATRTALDAAELPLALRQLLGRCTIHSLPPVSVGGAPAEDSAPDEGVLEERVMRLRDPSGGTITVERPHLPFTPTEFARARALIELDARLGPRMPRSQDVFTLPEGNEITVRRAGPDDAEAARAMHDRCTDRTLGLRYHGPVGDADRYLGHLLSPRFGRTLAVQTASGRVVGLGHLLWDGDETEVALLVEDAWQRRGIGSELLGRLVQLAEETGCESVYAVTQASNTGMVAAMRGLGLPLDYQIEEGTLVITARLATTPAHARPAHDLPSGLPRELPYGPSEQGGH